The stretch of DNA CGTTCCTCCGTAGTTTGGCAGGCGCAGGGTTCCCGCTATTCGCGACACAGATGTTCAACGGAATGGGTATCCAGTGGGCAGCCACCCTGCTCGGGTGCGTGGCTTTCCTCTGCGTTCCAATGCCAGTGTGGTTCTACCTCAGAGGCGCAAAGATTCGCGAGAAGAGCAACTTTGCTCCGACGTTTCCCATCGCTAGTCAAGCGGCACAAGACAGAAGTgagagcgaggaggagaaggtggaATAAAATGACTGCTCTGCTTATCATTGGCGGAAGGGTAACCCTGTCATCCACAGAAGTCTGTGCATCAAAAAGAGCAGGGGGGCCAGCATGTGCTGACTTgactataagaacttaaTGTCTGGAATAATTGAAAGACGACTGTGTCGCTGTGTCATTTTGACGTTCTGCATCGTTCACAGAACGATGTGTCTTCTATGCTAAAGTGACGAGCTTCTGCAATTCCTTCTACATGCTGTCCACGAGATGTGCGGGATGATCAATGTGGACCAAGTCAATGTTGAGAACCATTCACAATAATGGAAATCGAatcgacaacagcaacacGGACGCAGACCCCTTATTTCTTCCCAGCTTCCTCTTCGGCAGTCTTTTTGACGCCATCGACGAAGGCTTCCACAGCAGCGGACCCACCCAGCGGCATACTGCCACCCTTAATGTTTCCGCCGTTTTCGACCTTGATTCCCAGTGCTTCTGAGATCATTGGTAGGCCACCATCCCGCAAAGCTACCGTCAAGGAGCCAAGACTCTGCTGTAACTGGGGAGATCGAAGCACCTTGTTCAATATCTCCTTATTTTGCCCAATCGAGAGTGTTTCTAGTGCTGCCTGTGCCGTAGCTGGAGTGACTTCTGCCGCTGAtgtggatgatgatgattctTGAGCTAGAAGAAAGAGCTCAGGTGGGAGGTACGAGCACAGGTTGTCGATCTGCTGATGCGATGCTTCGGATATGTATGCTGTGGTTGTTGATGTGGAAAGGAGATCCGGCAATGTGGTGAATGGCTTCTCGGCAGCCTGTTGTTGAGAGCCGAGTGCGCTTCCACCTTTTAGTGAGTTTAGGAAGTTCTGTACCACTGCGTTGGTATCTTGTGGCgctgaagaggatgacgGTGCACTATCTGAGCGATGTCAAAGTCAGCGGGGTACCGGCACATATAAAGGGACAAGCAGCGAGCAAATAAGCAATGGCCGTATCATCATAGCTTTCGTGTGGTAATCGTACATGCAGATCCGCCAAATTCAGATGCCATCTTACAGGCACCGCCATGCCGCGCCGTGCAGCCCTTTCAGTACGATATTGGAGCGGGCTCAACTTACGCTCTACCGCCATCGGCTCCACCTTCTCTGCTCGCCTCGCCCTCTTCGCGTGGGTCACCACCAGTAGCATCCTGTCCAGCACCTCCCGATTCTTGTCTTCCCAATGTGCGGTCCTGGTCAACTTCCATTGCGTCCGCATCTCCATCGGTGCCAGagttgccgccgccgcggATCTCATCAATTTCAGCAGTCACATCAACATCCTCGCCCTGCAGGAGTTGGTCAACGATCTGGCCGATGCGTTGATCACGCTCGCTGAACCAGCTGGTCTCTCCTTGACGTGACTGTGACTTGCTCTGCATCCAAAAGTAGTGTTtctggttgctgctgctgaactTGAGAACGAAGATGCGGCCGTTCGTGGGCGAGTGCAATTGCTCAGCTCCTTGCTCCTTGACGAGAGGGAAGAAGTGACCATCGGAAGGAAACATGAGCAGGTCGACCTCGGGCTCGGTGGAGGGTGCTGCTCGAGGTCGCCAGCAAAAGTGCAGCAGTTCCTCTTCGCTGTAGAGGTAGATGTAGCCGGGGCGAGCATCGGGAGTAACGGTGCGGCCACTGAAGTCGCACAGACCGGCCTTGAATGTGATGAGCGGGGCGGTGGCCATGGTGGGTGGTGTTGTGGGCGGAGAAGTGTGATGAGTGATGGAGTTCGATGTTTTGGACAGAgctggctgcagctgcgcgTATGTCATGCGGGAAGGTCGGGCGAGGTGGCGTTGCCAGCGCGGCGTTTCCTTTCGCCGACATCCACGCGCGCCAAGTCTTCTCAAATCTCGAAGTGCGCTTTCATCGCATTGCTGGCGACGCAGCGACATCACCCTCTACTAACCCACACAGCACCATCCTTCCTGGTACGCACACACCGCACACCCGCTCGACCTCGCCTCATCCGTCGGTTCGAGACTAATTGTCGCGCACAGTGGCCACCATGTCGTCCGAGGCTCCCCAGACCAAGAAGTTCCAGAAGGGCGAGCGGACCATCACACCCGCCAGCCAGAAGGCCAGCAAATACTACCCGGCCGAGGACGAGGCTCAGGCCAAGAAGGTACGACATCAATGGTGCACCGGGATGGTGGAAAGGACGGGACATGCGGATAGAGAATGGGAGTGGGGTGCGGACATGGAAGCAACATACTGACACTGTCAATTACAGACCCGCAAGGCTCTTCGCCCATACAAGCCTCGCGCATCGCTCCAGCCTGGTaccgtcctcatcctcctcgctggCCGCTTCCGAGGCAAGCGTGTGGTCCTCCTGAAGACCCTCCCACAGGGTGTCCTCCTCGTTACTGGCCCATTCAAGCTCAACGGTGTTCCTCTCCGCCGCGTCAATGCCCGCTACGTGATCGCCACCAAGACCACTGTGCCTCTCGACGGCGTTGACTCCCAGACTGTGGAGAAGGCTGGCGGCGAGAACTACTTTGCACGCGACAAGAAGGCCGACAAGAAGGGCAGCCAGGAGGCTTTCTTCGCACAGGGTGAGAAGCCAGCCAAGAAGGAGGTGAACAGCGACCGTGCCGAGGACCAGAAGAAGGTGGACAAGGCAATTTTGGCCgccgtgaagaaggagcctcTGCTCGCTGGCTACCTTTCGACCAACTTCAGCTTGAGGAAGGGTGACCGGCCGCACGAGATGGTCTTCTAGATGCGTTATCAGTCCAGCGGGAAGATGAGAACTCATGGCGAGAGCGGTCATTGGCGTTGTCTGCGGTAGTGCTTTGAGCATTTATGCGAGGCTAGAACTACGGATGGCCCGTCAATATGCTGATTGAATGATAACCTCGTCAAGTTTGCAGAGACAGGCCAATTCAATGAAACTTTATGAGCAACCCAGATCATACCCCCGAGACATGCAATTCGAGTGGCAGCATCAGCGCTTCGCCTTTGATCGCAGAATACGACCGATGGCCGCAAGATAATCGAATCGAAGCTTCTTCACTCCCGTCGAACTACGCGGAACATCACTTACCAGCCTACATTCTCCCCAATATACGAATGCAGAAGCCGTGCAAATTGCCGCGATATACCTGCAACGGGCAGATCGCAACATCAGCATCGAACGGTTTCCCTCATGCCGGAGGACTATACAATTGACTATGAGGACCTCCGCTCGTGAAGTCTCCGTCATAACCCCGATCGTGTCAAACGAGTAACACGCTATATGTGTTCGCCATCATTGGCTGTGACAATTGCTAAGTTCCGTCTCGAAAGTTGATTTGACCGATTTGCGAACAATGATGCACTCCCATGCCTTGCTCATCACGACTGCAACCCAAATACCTCCACGAGATCCGCAGCCTAGATTTAATCTGGAGACCTCGTGCCTGTGACGTTCCACTCTTGGCACGAACCCATCAGCTCCCATCGATCCAACACCTGTCACAGTTTCAACAAACACTTCACCACTGCCAACAGCACGTTCAACCGAAATGCACTTTCTGTGCTATAGCCGACTATTGCTCGGCATAGCCATCCCCACGGCAGCAGTCTACTTTACCCCCAAAGAAGATGACGACAAACAAGCTCTCGCCACATCCACGACAGCATCTACTCCGGGAAAGCCCCAAGGTCAAGATTGATTCTCGAAAATTCATCTTCGCTCAGATGTTCAATGTACACTTCTTCGATCTTCTCTCTACGAACGTCGACAATATGTACAGATCTCTGTGTGAATGCATGCATGCGCCGGCCCTTTCTGGTATCTTTGGCCCCCATCCCAACGAACGCCTGATCATAAAATGCATTACTGGAGGAACTTTCCAGCTCTTGCTTCCGAAATTCGCTCGAAGGCGATTTCAGAAGCGTTCATTCGCATATCGCCGTAACAGATATTTCATTACCAATGCATCCGGGGAAAAATCAttgctcatcatcgtctcGAGTATCTCGTCCCTCGTGTTCTTCTGTCATCTGAGCTGGCGCTGCCTGGGGGTAAATGTCAGTATGAAAGCTCTATGAATGATTCGGGAAGTTCAGGAATACTCACTAGCACTGGTGTAGTAATCGCTCGAATATGAGTACTCCGAGTACTTCTCGTTGTTTTTCCTGTTGTCTCGTTGTCGCTTCAGACCAAGAACTGCCCACAACGCTGCCAGACCTGCTCCTAAGCCCAGGAGATTCTTGCCATTGCTTGACTTTCGCTCGTCACGGCGGTCCACGCGTGCAGGAGGGCGAGCGGCGCCGTACCAGGTCCTACCGCCACCGCCACCGGAGTGGTGGGAGTAGCGCTCATATTCGTCGATTTCCGTTcgtcttctcttcttgcggCCGCCGAGACCGAAGCAGGCAAGACAGCCATCGAGCAGACCcttgatgcagcagcagaagcagagtaGGGCCAAAAGAGCCAGACCTGCAAGGACACCAATGACGATACCAGCGATAGCGCCGCCGGAAAgaccgcctccgccgccgtctTCCATGCCGGTGACTGTGACATTGGCGCCGGTGGCGACAGGTTCCATGAACGGCACAGTGGTCGTTGGGCCTCTCGTAGCGGTTACAGTCAGTTGTCCAGAAGATGTCGGTCGAATGGGCGCACCAGCAGTTGCTCCTGGGTTGACATAGGTTGCAGCGCCTGCACCTGAgctaccaccgccgccattcGCGGCACATTGCGATTGTTCTTTCGAAAAGCAGTATTGGTTGCTGGCACAGCAGATCGATCCACACGGCGATTCGTTCAAAGCGTAATTGCAAGCGATACCGGTAGCCGCAGCTCCTCCGATATATGAACTCCAGATGCTCGTCCGAGTCACCAAGCCCGTCTCAACCCACGTCGAAGTGTAGTATTGCCATGAGCCTCCTGCacctccagctgctgcttgtGTTGCGGGCGGATTAGCGCACCCAGCGATGTTTGCCGCATTCGTTGTGCATGATGTTCCCGCAGTACAGCAGAACTGGCCATCTGTGCCACACGCTGTTCCTGAACAGTCCCAGCGCGCGAACAGCTCGTTGAATGAGAAGCCGGCAAGCTCTCGCTCGTGTGGGTTGGGATTGGCGAATGTGAAGGTCGGTGCCAGCAGGA from Cercospora beticola chromosome 1, complete sequence encodes:
- a CDS encoding 60S ribosomal protein eL6; this translates as MSSEAPQTKKFQKGERTITPASQKASKYYPAEDEAQAKKTRKALRPYKPRASLQPGTVLILLAGRFRGKRVVLLKTLPQGVLLVTGPFKLNGVPLRRVNARYVIATKTTVPLDGVDSQTVEKAGGENYFARDKKADKKGSQEAFFAQGEKPAKKEVNSDRAEDQKKVDKAILAAVKKEPLLAGYLSTNFSLRKGDRPHEMVF